From a region of the Rhinolophus sinicus isolate RSC01 linkage group LG04, ASM3656204v1, whole genome shotgun sequence genome:
- the TRMT9B gene encoding putative tRNA methyltransferase 9B isoform X3: MARVLVPGGQLMIYVWAMEQKNRHFEKQDVLVPWNRALCSRLLSESSQPGRKMQCGHPERSHPYHPPCSVCSCSVCFKGQCDSTQSHSMGYEPVMAGTCCASIPKESEEENGFYNTLGKSFRSWFFSRSLDESTLRKQIERVRPLKNTEGWVNSTISIQPARHSSLDLDHQEPFSTREQHLDEEVFVETPQKHLEWLKARAPRKHLNGDHQGEIRRHGDGNFLDSTNTNESCVDRGNLEKGNASASKILRKVSAVDSMDSIPDDTISVEEQQPDILDSRAFMRYYHVFREGELCGLLKENVSELHILSSGNDHGNWCIIAEKKEN, encoded by the coding sequence atggCCAGAGTCTTAGTTCCTGGAGGCCAGCTGATGATTTATGTTTGGGCTATGGAACAAAAGAACCGGCACTTTGAGAAACAAGATGTGCTTGTTCCGTGGAACAGGGCCTTATGTTCCCGGCTCCTCTCAGAATCCAGCCAACCTGGGAGAAAGATGCAGTGTGGACATCCAGAAAGAAGCCATCCCTACCATCCCCCTTGCTCTGTGTGTAGCTGTTCCGTTTGTTTTAAGGGGCAGTGTGATTCCACACAGTCCCACAGCATGGGCTATGAACCTGTTATGGCCGGTACCTGTTGTGCAAGTATTCCTAAGGAAAGTGAGGAAGAGAAtggattctataatacattaggAAAATCTTTCCGTTCCTGGTTTTTCTCCCGATCTTTGGATGAATCAACTCTGAGGAAACAAATTGAAAGAGTGAGACCCCTGAAAAACACTGAAGGCTGGGTCAATAGCACTATATCAATCCAGCCTGCCAGACACTCTAGTTTAGACTTAGATCACCAAGAGCCATTTTCCACAAGAGAGCAACATTTAGATGAGGAAGTGTTCGTGGAAACTCCTCAAAAACATTTGGAGTGGCTAAAAGCACGAGCCCCAAGGAAACATCTAAATGGAGACCATCAAGGGGAAATTAGAAGACATGGCGACGGGAATTTTCTGGATAGCACCAATACTAATGAGAGTTGTGTGGATAGAGGTAACTTAGAAAAAGGGAACGCTTCTGCCAGTAAAATACTGAGAAAGGTTTCTGCAGTCGATTCCATGGATTCCATCCCAGATGACACAATTTCTGTGGAAGAACAACAGCCAGACATTTTGGATTCTAGAGCCTTTATGCGCTACTACCACGTGTTCCGAGAAGGCGAGCTCTGTGGCCTGCTGAAGGAGAATGTGTCAGAGCTCCATATTCTGAGCTCCGGGAATGATCATGGCAACTGGTGCATCATtgcagagaagaaggaaaactga
- the TRMT9B gene encoding putative tRNA methyltransferase 9B isoform X1, which yields MDHEAAQLEKQHVHDVYESTAPYFSDLQSKAWPRVRQFLQEQKPGSLIADIGCGTGKYLKVNSQVHTVGCDYCGPLVEIARSRGCEVMVCDNLNLPFRDQGFDAIISIGVIHHFSTKQRRIRAIKEMARVLVPGGQLMIYVWAMEQKNRHFEKQDVLVPWNRALCSRLLSESSQPGRKMQCGHPERSHPYHPPCSVCSCSVCFKGQCDSTQSHSMGYEPVMAGTCCASIPKESEEENGFYNTLGKSFRSWFFSRSLDESTLRKQIERVRPLKNTEGWVNSTISIQPARHSSLDLDHQEPFSTREQHLDEEVFVETPQKHLEWLKARAPRKHLNGDHQGEIRRHGDGNFLDSTNTNESCVDRGNLEKGNASASKILRKVSAVDSMDSIPDDTISVEEQQPDILDSRAFMRYYHVFREGELCGLLKENVSELHILSSGNDHGNWCIIAEKKEN from the exons ATGGATCATGAAGCTGCCCAGCTGGAGAAGCAGCACGTGCATGACGTGTATGAGAGCACCGCCCCTTACTTCAGTGACCTGCAGAGCAAAGCTTGGCCTCGCGTCCGCCAGTTCCTCCAGGAGCAGAAACCGGGCAGCCTCATCGCTGACATAG GTTGTGGGACTGGAAAGTATCTTAAAGTGAACAGCCAGGTTCATACCGTGGGCTGTGACTACTGTGGGCCGTTGGTAGAGATTGCCCGGAGTAGAGGATGTGAAGTCATGGTATGTGACAACCTTAACCTCCCCTTTAGGGATCAGGGCTTCGATGCCATCATCTCTATAGGAG TTATACATCATTTTTccacaaaacaaagaagaatcagagcaataaaagaaatggCCAGAGTCTTAGTTCCTGGAGGCCAGCTGATGATTTATGTTTGGGCTATGGAACAAAAGAACCGGCACTTTGAGAAACAAGATGTGCTTGTTCCGTGGAACAGGGCCTTATGTTCCCGGCTCCTCTCAGAATCCAGCCAACCTGGGAGAAAGATGCAGTGTGGACATCCAGAAAGAAGCCATCCCTACCATCCCCCTTGCTCTGTGTGTAGCTGTTCCGTTTGTTTTAAGGGGCAGTGTGATTCCACACAGTCCCACAGCATGGGCTATGAACCTGTTATGGCCGGTACCTGTTGTGCAAGTATTCCTAAGGAAAGTGAGGAAGAGAAtggattctataatacattaggAAAATCTTTCCGTTCCTGGTTTTTCTCCCGATCTTTGGATGAATCAACTCTGAGGAAACAAATTGAAAGAGTGAGACCCCTGAAAAACACTGAAGGCTGGGTCAATAGCACTATATCAATCCAGCCTGCCAGACACTCTAGTTTAGACTTAGATCACCAAGAGCCATTTTCCACAAGAGAGCAACATTTAGATGAGGAAGTGTTCGTGGAAACTCCTCAAAAACATTTGGAGTGGCTAAAAGCACGAGCCCCAAGGAAACATCTAAATGGAGACCATCAAGGGGAAATTAGAAGACATGGCGACGGGAATTTTCTGGATAGCACCAATACTAATGAGAGTTGTGTGGATAGAGGTAACTTAGAAAAAGGGAACGCTTCTGCCAGTAAAATACTGAGAAAGGTTTCTGCAGTCGATTCCATGGATTCCATCCCAGATGACACAATTTCTGTGGAAGAACAACAGCCAGACATTTTGGATTCTAGAGCCTTTATGCGCTACTACCACGTGTTCCGAGAAGGCGAGCTCTGTGGCCTGCTGAAGGAGAATGTGTCAGAGCTCCATATTCTGAGCTCCGGGAATGATCATGGCAACTGGTGCATCATtgcagagaagaaggaaaactga
- the TRMT9B gene encoding putative tRNA methyltransferase 9B isoform X2, with product MDHEAAQLEKQHVHDVYESTAPYFSDLQSKAWPRVRQFLQEQKPGSLIADIVIHHFSTKQRRIRAIKEMARVLVPGGQLMIYVWAMEQKNRHFEKQDVLVPWNRALCSRLLSESSQPGRKMQCGHPERSHPYHPPCSVCSCSVCFKGQCDSTQSHSMGYEPVMAGTCCASIPKESEEENGFYNTLGKSFRSWFFSRSLDESTLRKQIERVRPLKNTEGWVNSTISIQPARHSSLDLDHQEPFSTREQHLDEEVFVETPQKHLEWLKARAPRKHLNGDHQGEIRRHGDGNFLDSTNTNESCVDRGNLEKGNASASKILRKVSAVDSMDSIPDDTISVEEQQPDILDSRAFMRYYHVFREGELCGLLKENVSELHILSSGNDHGNWCIIAEKKEN from the exons ATGGATCATGAAGCTGCCCAGCTGGAGAAGCAGCACGTGCATGACGTGTATGAGAGCACCGCCCCTTACTTCAGTGACCTGCAGAGCAAAGCTTGGCCTCGCGTCCGCCAGTTCCTCCAGGAGCAGAAACCGGGCAGCCTCATCGCTGACATAG TTATACATCATTTTTccacaaaacaaagaagaatcagagcaataaaagaaatggCCAGAGTCTTAGTTCCTGGAGGCCAGCTGATGATTTATGTTTGGGCTATGGAACAAAAGAACCGGCACTTTGAGAAACAAGATGTGCTTGTTCCGTGGAACAGGGCCTTATGTTCCCGGCTCCTCTCAGAATCCAGCCAACCTGGGAGAAAGATGCAGTGTGGACATCCAGAAAGAAGCCATCCCTACCATCCCCCTTGCTCTGTGTGTAGCTGTTCCGTTTGTTTTAAGGGGCAGTGTGATTCCACACAGTCCCACAGCATGGGCTATGAACCTGTTATGGCCGGTACCTGTTGTGCAAGTATTCCTAAGGAAAGTGAGGAAGAGAAtggattctataatacattaggAAAATCTTTCCGTTCCTGGTTTTTCTCCCGATCTTTGGATGAATCAACTCTGAGGAAACAAATTGAAAGAGTGAGACCCCTGAAAAACACTGAAGGCTGGGTCAATAGCACTATATCAATCCAGCCTGCCAGACACTCTAGTTTAGACTTAGATCACCAAGAGCCATTTTCCACAAGAGAGCAACATTTAGATGAGGAAGTGTTCGTGGAAACTCCTCAAAAACATTTGGAGTGGCTAAAAGCACGAGCCCCAAGGAAACATCTAAATGGAGACCATCAAGGGGAAATTAGAAGACATGGCGACGGGAATTTTCTGGATAGCACCAATACTAATGAGAGTTGTGTGGATAGAGGTAACTTAGAAAAAGGGAACGCTTCTGCCAGTAAAATACTGAGAAAGGTTTCTGCAGTCGATTCCATGGATTCCATCCCAGATGACACAATTTCTGTGGAAGAACAACAGCCAGACATTTTGGATTCTAGAGCCTTTATGCGCTACTACCACGTGTTCCGAGAAGGCGAGCTCTGTGGCCTGCTGAAGGAGAATGTGTCAGAGCTCCATATTCTGAGCTCCGGGAATGATCATGGCAACTGGTGCATCATtgcagagaagaaggaaaactga